A single region of the Sorghum bicolor cultivar BTx623 chromosome 9, Sorghum_bicolor_NCBIv3, whole genome shotgun sequence genome encodes:
- the LOC8063571 gene encoding cytochrome b561 and DOMON domain-containing protein At3g61750: protein MGGMVASVAAALVVVLGVASVATAQLETCNGDLPPVLAANYSGLACQPVWNNFVLRYHQDKNNVLRIVLSTMYSTGWVGMGFSRDGLMIGSSAMVGWIGKKGLPHIRQFALRGKSSSKVVVDRGFLVSNDHDHTVVVQQAKIYLAFQLRFSYRLSHQHIIMAFGNSIPVKNKLTRHQDKTSFTFDFTTGRASVDGSFPYGLRRAHGALNVFAWGVLMPIGAILARYFRRMDPLWFYLHVGIQFVGFIIGLAGVVAGVALYNKIQADIPAHRGLGIFVLFLGILQILAFFLRPNADSKYRKYWNWYHSWAGRLALFFAAVNIVLGIHVGGADNSWKIGYGFNLAVILVAVIALEFMLWTRWSKNSTSTPTY from the exons ATGGGTGGCATGGTGGcgtcggtggcggcggcgctggtcgtCGTCCTTGGCGTGGCGTCGGTGGCGACGGCGCAGTTGGAGACCTGCAACGGCGACCTCCCGCCCGTGCTCGCCGCCAACTACTCCGGACTTGCCTGCCAGCCGGTCTGGAACAACTTCGTGCTCCGG TATCACCAGGACAAGAACAACGTGCTCCGGATCGTGCTGTCGACGATGTACAGCACGGGGTGGGTGGGCATGGGGTTCTCCAGGGACGGCCTGATGATCGGCTCCAGCGCCATGGTTGGGTGGATCGGCAAGAAGGGGCTCCCCCACATCCGGCAGTTCGCGCTGCGCGGCAAGAGCAGCTCCAAGGTGGTCGTGGACCGCGGCTTCCTCGTCTCCAACGACCACGACCACACCGTCGTGGTGCAGCAGGCCAAGATCTACCTCGCCTTCCAGCTCAGGTTCTCCTACCGCCTCTCCCACCAGCACATCATCATGGCCTTCGGCAACAGCATCCCCGTCAAGAACAAGCTCACCAGGCACCAGGACAAGACTTCCTTCACCTTCGATTTCACCACTG GCAGAGCTTCGGTGGACGGGTCGTTCCCCTACGGCCTGCGTCGCGCGCACGGCGCGCTGAACGTGTTCGCGTGGGGCGTGCTGATGCCCATCGGCGCCATCCTGGCGCGCTACTTCCGGCGGATGGACCCGCTGTGGTTCTACCTCCACGTCGGAATCCAGTTCGTGGGCTTCATCATCGGCCTCGCCGGCGTCGTCGCCGGGGTGGCGCTGTACAACAAGATCCAGGCCGACATCCCGGCGCACAGGGGGCTCGGCATCTTCGTCCTCTTCCTCGGCATCCTGCAGATCCTGGCATTCTTCCTGCGGCCCAACGCCGACTCCAAGTACCGCAAGTACTGGAACTGGTACCACAGCTGGGCCGGCAGGCTCGCGCTCTTCTTCGCCGCCGTCAACATCGTCCTCGGCATCCACGTCGGCGGCGCCGACAACTCGTGGAAGATTGGGTATGGGTTTAACCTGGCCGTCATCCTCGTCGCCGTCATCGCGCTTGAGTTCATGCTGTGGACGAGGTGGTCTAAGAACAGCACCTCCACCCCGACCTACTAG